One genomic window of Coffea eugenioides isolate CCC68of chromosome 1, Ceug_1.0, whole genome shotgun sequence includes the following:
- the LOC113768228 gene encoding scarecrow-like protein 33, producing MDTLFRGDGHSINAANEFPQLDFDQQHSLSQGNLVNGCQFDHLFNNVTGLSKLSSHLDINSTPCEVGDDSPVEGDYFDGVFKYLQRMLMEEDDLLDKPCMLQDCLALQAAEKSFYEVLNENQPSTPSRSPRATTTFGGQTFDSPIDDFAEIWPNHVIDHVAPHQTIQYNFQPTCIPGDSLDLSVDYLVDTCLSPSQTIQSSTNINTHVMPQLGEDVEECRIVKFYQNKMPSTLAAAGEQSSHHQSRKKSTNHDREGGDHDEDRPTKHFASHTDEIANTDDYDNALLCPARNPNFYGESPSRGGIESPDLEGTKKQQYVPPTTAKRGRPRAGQKRDSIRELVDLRDLLTRCAHAVAIYDNWTANELLKQIRQHSSPYGDPTERLAYCFANALEARLAGMGTTLYSALTTTRASAADILRAYGAYLEICPFQRMSNIFANKSIAKQTSTVTRIHIIDFGILYGFQWPCLIHGISLRPGGPPKLRITGVDLPQPGFRPAERIEETGGRLANYAKRFNVPFEFNAVAKRWDTITAEDLAIDEDEMVVVNCLYRLRNVPDETVIQSSPRDSVMNLIKKINPEMFVHGVLNGTYGAPFFVTRFKEALYHFSSLFDMFEATLPREDQNRSMFEKEVIGREVMNVIACEGTERIERPDSYKQWQVRNQRAGFKQLPLNSEIMREVRAKVKSYYNKDFLIDADGAWMLQGWKGRVIYALSCWKPAGL from the coding sequence ATGGATACCCTTTTTCGTGGGGACGGTCACTCCATAAATGCTGCCAATGAGTTCCCGCAGCTTGACTTTGATCAGCAGCATTCATTGTCTCAAGGAAATCTTGTGAATGGATGCCAATTTGATCATCTGTTCAACAATGTCACGGGCCTTTCAAAGTTATCATCACACCTTGATATCAATTCAACTCCATGTGAAGTAGGGGATGATTCTCCAGTAGAAGGCGATTACTTCGATGGGGTCTTCAAATATCTACAAAGGATGCTTATGGAGGAGGACGACTTGTTGGATAAGCCTTGCATGTTGCAGGACTGCTTGGCTCTCCAAGCTGCGGAGAAGTCCTTCTATGAAGTTCTGAATGAGAATCAGCCTTCTACCCCTAGCAGGTCTCCAAGAGCAACAACAACTTTTGGGGGTCAAACTTTTGATAGCCCAATAGATGATTTTGCTGAAATCTGGCCTAATCATGTCATTGATCATGTTGCTCCTCATCAAACCATTCAATACAATTTTCAGCCAACTTGCATTCCTGGTGACAGCTTGGATCTTAGTGTTGATTACCTGGTGGACACTTGTTTAAGTCCTTCCCAAACTATACAATCCTCCACTAACATCAATACACATGTAATGCCTCAGTTGGGAGAAGATGTTGAAGAGTGTAGAATTGTCAAATTCTACCAGAATAAAATGCCTAGCACACTAGCTGCTGCTGGGGAGCAATCATCACATCATCAATCAAGAAAGAAGAGTACTAACCATGATCGAGAAGGCGGTGATCATGATGAAGATCGTCCTACCAAGCACTTTGCAAGTCACACTGACGAAATTGCTAATACAGATGATTATGATAATGCACTGCTTTGTCCTGCCAGAAATCCCAACTTTTATGGTGAATCTCCATCAAGAGGTGGAATAGAAAGTCCAGATTTAGAGGGGACCAAAAAACAGCAATATGTTCCACCAACAACAGCCAAAAGAGGAAGGCCACGTGCGGGTCAGAAGCGAGACAGCATAAGGGAACTAGTTGATTTGAGGGACCTTCTAACTAGATGTGCACATGCAGTTGCAATATATGACAATTGGACTGCCAATGAATTACTGAAGCAAATTAGGCAGCACTCTTCTCCTTATGGTGATCCTACTGAAAGATTGGCTTATTGTTTTGCCAATGCCCTCGAGGCACGTTTGGCTGGGATGGGAACAACACTCTATTCAGCATTGACCACAACGAGAGCGTCAGCTGCAGATATTCTTAGAGCTTACGGGGCTTATTTAGAAATATGCCCATTCCAAAGAATGTCAAACATTTTTGCTAACAAGTCTATTGCGAAACAAACAAGCACAGTAACAAGAATTCACATTATTGATTTCGGTATTCTATATGGTTTTCAATGGCCATGTTTGATTCATGGAATCTCCCTCAGGCCTGGAGGACCACCAAAGCTTAGAATCACTGGGGTGGATCTTCCACAACCGGGATTTCGACCAGCAGAGAGAATTGAGGAGACAGGGGGTCGCCTGGCGAATTATGCAAAGAGATTTAACGTTCCTTTTGAGTTCAATGCTGTTGCAAAAAGATGGGACACTATCACTGCAGAGGATCTTGCAATTGACGAGGACGAAATGGTGGTGGTTAACTGTCTGTACAGGCTAAGAAATGTTCCTGATGAGACTGTAATACAAAGCAGCCCAAGGGACTCTGTGATGAACTTGATCAAAAAAATCAATCCTGAGATGTTTGTCCATGGAGTCCTTAATGGAACATATGGTGCACCGTTCTTCGTTACACGGTTCAAAGAGGCTTTATACCACTTCTCTTCTCTGTTTGATATGTTTGAGGCCACACTACCACGTGAAGATCAAAATAGGTCAATGTTTGAGAAAGAAGTTATTGGAAGGGAAGTGATGAACGTTATAGCTTGTGAAGGGACTGAAAGAATTGAGAGGCCAGACTCATACAAGCAGTGGCAGGTTCGCAATCAGAGGGCTGGATTCAAGCAGCTCCCATTGAACAGTGAAATCATGAGAGAAGTCAGGGCTAAGGTGAAATCATATTACAATAAGGATTTTCTGATTGATGCAGATGGTGCTTGGATGCTGCAGGGCTGGAAGGGTAGGGTCATCTATGCTCTCTCCTGTTGGAAACCTGCTGGACTATAA